Proteins from a genomic interval of Zingiber officinale cultivar Zhangliang chromosome 2A, Zo_v1.1, whole genome shotgun sequence:
- the LOC122043490 gene encoding probable disease resistance protein At5g43740, with product MACCIKLNLNVDVNSCLSGMWATLQSGRPKSGIKKLEKGMTRLRGKRDDIKNKITEAEREGKIPTSQVSQWLREVEILEAKVGDIDQDFQSISCFSCNCFNRTDGTSSNPTEAFAAHLEDAENAVTQTQQAGDDVPIRESSNCCSIIPRVAKRLDEANELMSRAGGLDPIATVGPPEPTLMLPISHRSPVGIESDVEDIVGYVDGREGNIIGIYGMGGIGKTTMLKSIQRHYYNQRIFDCVIWVVASKDCQLGRLQMDIAKSLGLSTLQESDDERTCGDKLFRFLEDRNCLLLLDDIWEHVDLQLLGMAHSATERGQQQKPRKIVVFTTRSETVCAQMKAEKKIKVKCLDSDQAWQLFEQNSDGDVLCSDAGIKFVAEKLTKECGGLPLALVTVARAMSGKRSWEAWKEALHQIRDKHEWTTIGLSEDSLVMYKAFKLSYDSLENDSIRKCLLCCVLWPEDYEINKLSDLIPCWIGCGIIHEFNVINESFDKGYSCLEALMAASLLEQCSSMDYYRDTAVKMHDVIRDMALLMVSGSEGNRRKWMVKAGIGLRDLPRQEEWQEAERASFMRNKITSLQDYIASPFPKLSMLILNENRFLKMIPPSLFANMPCLTYLDLSGCGITELPKEICSLTELRYLNLWANPITRLPAEFGCLGKLEYLLLRGTHLKIVPTGTISNLSMLKWLDMANIFPTTDWWYDELKCFKGHHQLCVGIKINATTDNIE from the exons ATGGCGTGctgcatcaaactaaatctcaacgTTGATGTCAACAGTTGCCTAAGTGGGATGTGGGCAACGCTGCAATCGGGTAGGCCAAAATCTGGTATCAAGAAATTGGAAAAGGGAATGACAAGATTGAGAGGCAAAAGAGACGACATCAAGAACAAGATCACTGAAGCGGAGCGTGAAGGGAAAATTCCGACCAGCCAAGTGAGCCAGTGGCTACGAGAGGTGGAGATATTGGAAGCCAAAGTGGGTGACATCGACCAAGATTTCCAAAGCATTA GTTGCTTCAGTTGCAATTGTTTCAATCGAACTGACGGCACGTCGAGTAACCCAACAGAAGCTTTTGCTGCACATCTAGAGGATGCAGAAAACGCTGTCACTCAAACACAGCAAGCAGGAGATGATGTTCCCATCAGAGAGTCATCAAATTGCTGCTCCATCATCCCAAGAGTGGCGAAGAGGCTCGACGAGGCTAATGAATTGATGAGCCGAGCTGGTGGCCTGGATCCGATTGCCACAGTTGGTCCTCCAGAACCCACCCTGATGCTTCCCATCTCACACCGATCGCCTGTTGGGATCGAGTCGGATGTGGAGGACATTGTGGGCTACGTCGATGGTCGAGAAGGCAACATCATAGGCATCTACGGAATGGGCGGTATCGGTAAGACCACCATGTTGAAGAGCATCCAACGACACTATTATAATCAAAGAATATTTGATTGTGTCATTTGGGTTGTAGCCTCCAAAGACTGCCAATTGGGAAGGCTCCAGATGGATATTGCTAAGAGTCTAGGATTGAGCACACTGCAGGAGAGTGATGATGAGCGAACTTGTGGTGATAAGCTGTTTAGATTCTTGGAGGACAGGAACTGCTTGCTGCTTCTCGATGACATTTGGGAACATGTGGATCTTCAACTGTTGGGTATGGCACACTCAGCTACTGAGCGAGGCCAACAACAGAAGCCGCGTAAGATCGTGGTGTTCACGACCCGCAGCGAGACAGTGTGTGCACAAATGAAAGCAGAAAAGAAGATCAAAGTCAAATGTCTGGATTCAGATCAAGCATGGCAACTCTTTGAGCAGAACAGCGATGGGGATGTTCTCTGCTCAGATGCTGGAATTAAGTTCGTTGCTGAAAAACTTACTAAAGAATGTGGAGGTCTTCCGCTCGCTCTTGTCACCGTCGCCCGGGCCATGTCAGGGAAAAGGTCTTGGGAAGCTTGGAAGGAAGCTCTCCATCAAATAAGGGATAAACATGAGTGGACAACTATTGGTCTTTCAGAAGATTCACTCGTCATGTATAAAGCTTTCAAGCTGAGCTACGACAGTTTAGAGAATGACTCCATAAGAAAATGTCTCTTGTGCTGTGTTTTGTGGCCTGAAGATTATGAGATCAACAAATTATCTGATTTGATACCGTGTTGGATAGGTTGCGGCATAATCCATGAATTTAATGTGATCAACGAATCTTTCGACAAAGGATACTCCTGTTTGGAAGCTCTCATGGCTGCATCCTTGCTAGAGCAATGTAGTAGCATGGATTATTATAGGGACACAGCTGTAAAGATGCACGATGTCATCCGAGACATGGCACTGTTGATGGTCTCTGGATCGGAGGGGAACAGAAGAAAATGGATGGTAAAAGCAGGAATTGGGTTGCGTGATTTGCCTAGACAAGAAGAATGGCAAGAAGCAGAGCGAGCATCATTCATGAGGAATAAGATTACTTCTTTACAAGATTATATAGCTTCCCCTTTTCCAAAACTTTCTATGTTGATTCTCAATGAGAATAGGTTTCTGAAAATGATTCCTCCGAGTTTGTTCGCAAACATGCCTTGTTTAACATACTTGGATCTCAGTGGATGTGGTATAACAGAGCTTCCTAAGGAAATTTGTAGCTTAACTGAGCTTCGATATTTAAACTTGTGGGCAAATCCTATTACAAGACTGCCGGCTGAGTTTGGTTGCTTGGGCAAATTAGAGTACTTGCTTTTAAGGGGTACTCATCTTAAGATTGTACCCACTGGGACAATATCCAATTTATCAATGCTCAAGTGGCTGGATATGGCAAACATTTTTCCTACAACTGACTGGTGGTATGATGAGCTGAAATGTTTCAAAGGGCACCACCAATTATGTGTGGGAATTAAAATTAATGCTACAACAGATAACATTGAGTGA